The following proteins come from a genomic window of Blastococcus sp. HT6-30:
- a CDS encoding ATP-binding protein has product MDPVRNPYAPGAGQRPPELAGRDGELSAFDVVLERIARGRPERSLVLTGLRGVGKTVLLNQLRSAAIARGWGTGKIEARPEQSLRRPVSSALHMALRELGPRHGDQESVAEVLGVVKAFAQRVNAPEAKVRDRWQPGIDVPAATGRADSGDMEIDLVELLSDAAGVAADIGSGIALFIDEMQDVQPDDVSAICAACHELSQQGAPLIVVGAGLPHLPAVLSASKSYSERLFRYLRIDRLEREAADRALIAPAEREDVIFEPAALDALYEAADGYPYFVQAYGKVTWDVAASSPITAADVAMAAPVAEAELAVGFFGSRYDRATPAEREYMHAMAELGGPGGAAVATSEVAVSLSRKPASLSPARDSLIKKGLVYSAERGQIAFTVPHFGRFLLRHPE; this is encoded by the coding sequence ATGGACCCCGTCCGGAACCCCTACGCGCCCGGCGCCGGCCAGCGCCCGCCGGAGCTGGCCGGCCGCGACGGCGAGCTGTCGGCGTTCGACGTGGTGCTCGAGCGGATCGCCCGCGGCCGCCCCGAGCGCTCCCTGGTGCTCACCGGGCTGCGCGGCGTCGGCAAGACGGTGTTGCTCAACCAGCTGCGGTCGGCCGCCATCGCGCGGGGCTGGGGCACCGGGAAGATCGAGGCCCGCCCCGAGCAGTCGCTGCGCCGGCCGGTCTCCTCCGCGCTGCACATGGCGCTGCGCGAGCTCGGCCCCCGCCACGGCGACCAGGAGTCGGTGGCGGAGGTGCTCGGCGTGGTCAAGGCGTTCGCGCAGCGGGTCAACGCACCGGAGGCGAAGGTGCGTGACCGCTGGCAACCGGGCATCGACGTGCCCGCGGCCACCGGGCGGGCCGACTCCGGTGACATGGAGATCGACCTGGTCGAGCTGCTCAGCGACGCCGCCGGGGTGGCCGCCGACATCGGCAGCGGCATCGCGCTGTTCATCGACGAGATGCAGGACGTGCAGCCCGACGACGTCTCGGCGATCTGCGCCGCCTGCCACGAGCTGTCCCAGCAGGGCGCACCGCTGATCGTCGTCGGCGCGGGCCTCCCCCACCTGCCGGCGGTCCTGTCGGCGTCCAAGAGCTACTCCGAGCGGCTGTTCCGCTACCTGCGCATCGACCGGCTCGAGCGCGAGGCCGCCGACCGCGCGCTCATCGCCCCCGCCGAGCGGGAGGACGTGATCTTCGAGCCGGCCGCGCTGGACGCGCTCTACGAGGCGGCGGACGGCTACCCCTACTTCGTGCAGGCCTACGGCAAGGTCACCTGGGACGTCGCGGCCTCCTCCCCCATCACCGCCGCCGACGTCGCCATGGCCGCGCCCGTCGCGGAGGCCGAGCTCGCGGTCGGCTTCTTCGGCTCCCGGTACGACCGCGCGACGCCCGCCGAGCGGGAGTACATGCACGCCATGGCCGAACTGGGCGGCCCGGGCGGAGCGGCGGTGGCGACGTCGGAGGTGGCCGTCTCCCTGAGCCGCAAGCCCGCGTCCCTCTCCCCCGCCCGCGACTCGCTGATCAAGAAGGGGCTCGTCTACTCCGCCGAGCGCGGCCAGATCGCCTTCACGGTGCCGCACTTCGGCCGCTTCCTCCTGCGCCACCCCGAGTAG
- a CDS encoding chemotaxis protein CheX: MTTINVGERRRTTDSRPVITDLIDEETILAIAGEAWISLVGEDEVLVPLPTDRSGDILCSWVDVVGPWTGSVVLTTGRATAEALARALLRESGPEHLDAEDVADAFGEIANVVGGGVKAALPDPSVLSLPQVGNAPVVRNPADVCRIDLVWRGEPLSISAQGALPPLPAPSPTRENEVS; the protein is encoded by the coding sequence GTGACCACGATCAACGTGGGGGAGCGTCGGCGCACGACCGACTCCCGCCCGGTCATCACCGACCTGATCGACGAGGAGACCATCCTCGCGATCGCCGGCGAGGCCTGGATCTCGCTGGTCGGGGAGGACGAGGTACTCGTTCCCCTCCCGACCGACCGGTCCGGCGACATCCTGTGCAGCTGGGTCGACGTCGTCGGCCCGTGGACCGGCAGCGTCGTGCTGACCACCGGCCGGGCCACGGCTGAGGCGCTTGCCCGGGCGCTGCTCCGGGAGTCCGGCCCGGAGCACCTCGACGCCGAGGACGTCGCCGACGCCTTCGGCGAGATCGCCAACGTCGTCGGCGGCGGCGTCAAGGCCGCGCTGCCCGATCCGTCCGTCCTGAGCCTGCCTCAGGTCGGCAACGCCCCGGTCGTGCGCAACCCGGCGGACGTCTGCCGCATCGACCTGGTGTGGCGCGGCGAGCCGCTCTCCATCTCCGCGCAGGGCGCCCTCCCGCCACTGCCGGCTCCTTCCCCCACTCGCGAGAACGAGGTGTCCTGA
- a CDS encoding NAD-glutamate dehydrogenase, translating into MASDIGAVPGTRLRDRDGGPGGGSRAELAALEAGRDEKEQLLLEAARAAVTGTGRGPAELPPGCTAEDLPAFLRRYFWSEPAEEVLATDAADLAALALGHLALAEVRPIGAVTVDVRPVTRGRGAGRALVRLVTDDMPFLVDSVTAEVVRQGFALEHVVHPVLVVRRDLRGRITAFCDSADPAACGPDAVAESWIAVVLDGPLDGEAADDLAAGLRTVLDDVRAVQEDADRLHERVLQLAERLERAVPAGAPVTGGDPSDDPAEAAALLRWLADGNFVMLGAREVELAGEGRPAVRPVPGSGLGVLRSDVHMSGPAGGTPEAGQTPATHLLDVTKADIRSTVHRRAWLDLVTVTLPGGDGGTRRQYRLVGLFPSVAYTSSVLDIPIVRRRAAEVLAGSGVPADSHTGKALLDVLETYPRDELMQVGADELLPVAMAVLHLQERRQTRLFLRRDPTGRFWSALVYLPRDRYTTAVRLAMQRLLLERLGGSGIEFTARSTESVLARLHFVVRLPVGRHGSTPPVDVDVEALQAELAAAARSWTDDLAAALSARFGADAEKVFARVADAFPAAYQEDFPADRAVADLVRLEGLAPGDLALRLWTPAGAAPGERRLSVYRVGERLLLSQILPMLQNMGVDVVDERPYEIDRIGAPPTWIYDFGVAVPPVDLPLLRSLPERFTDAVGAVWRGQAEDDGLGALVVLAGLDWRQVTVVRAYVQWLRQAGLPFSQAYVERTLAAHPGVVARLVALFETRFSPGRGNGRGARQAELVEALRRSIGEVASLDADRVLSSLLAAVVATQRTTYYATSSPTHPVLALKLDPAEVPDLPEPRPAHEVWVSSPRVMGVHLRFGKVARGGLRWSDRHEDLRTEVLGLVKAQMVKNTVIVPTGAKGGFVVKNPPPDGASREEVVAEAQACYRLFVGALLALTDNLVDGRVVPPEKVVRHDGDDSYLVVAADKGTATFSDLANSVALERGYWLGDAFASGGSVGYDHKAMGITARGAWESVTRHFRELGLDVQREDFTVVGIGDMSGDVFGNGMLLSEHIRLVAAFDHRHVFVDPAPDAGASFAERRRLFDLPRSSWADYDTSLISAGGGVWPRTAKSIPVSEQMRTALGLPRDVAALSPVELIRAVLLAPVDLLFNGGIGTYVKAAGESHLEVGDKANDAVRVDGGQLRVRVVGEGGNLGLTQRGRVEYALAGGRVNTDAIDNSAGVDTSDHEVNIKIALNRVVDEGRIDAESRAALLAEMSDDVAAAVLTDNHAQNATLAGETAAARSLMDSHERFIRSLERSGQLNRAVEALPDDRALRERRRDGQALTGPELSVLLAYAKLQAGDAVLASSLPDDPALEQLLVDYFPAPLRTRFPAAVTSHPLRREIIGTALTNRAVNTAGVTGLYRLVEETGVPLATVVRAHAVARAVFGIDRMWDALRPLDNQVPAATQVEARTEATRLAERATRWLLRQPDLTAEHPLPLAEVTDRFAASVAEVQTGLPGWLLGAEAESYASRAGRLQESGLPAELAARVAAAPLLPAALDLAVVAERTGAPVALAGRVMQRLAERLGLMTLRELVIALPRDRRWPSMARASLRDDLAMEQAALTADVLSRRTSDAEQADELVGRWEEGWDIGQRRAAAQLADITAGDRQELAELLVAVRTLRGLRRRRQAGRLPHPGEEK; encoded by the coding sequence ATGGCCAGTGACATCGGTGCGGTCCCGGGGACCCGGCTGCGCGACCGGGACGGCGGTCCCGGTGGCGGCTCCCGCGCCGAGCTGGCCGCCCTGGAGGCCGGTCGGGACGAGAAGGAGCAGCTGCTGCTGGAGGCGGCCCGCGCCGCCGTCACCGGAACCGGGCGCGGGCCGGCGGAGCTGCCCCCGGGCTGCACCGCCGAGGACCTGCCGGCGTTCCTGCGCCGGTACTTCTGGAGCGAGCCCGCCGAGGAGGTCCTCGCCACCGACGCGGCCGACCTCGCTGCGCTGGCCCTGGGCCACCTGGCTCTCGCCGAGGTGCGGCCGATCGGTGCCGTGACCGTCGACGTGCGCCCGGTCACGCGGGGGCGGGGCGCCGGCCGCGCGCTGGTCCGGCTGGTCACCGACGACATGCCCTTCCTGGTCGACTCGGTCACCGCCGAGGTGGTGCGCCAGGGGTTCGCCCTGGAGCACGTCGTCCACCCCGTCCTCGTGGTCCGCCGCGACCTGCGCGGCCGGATCACCGCCTTCTGCGACAGCGCCGACCCCGCCGCCTGCGGCCCAGACGCGGTCGCCGAGTCGTGGATCGCCGTGGTCCTGGACGGCCCGCTGGACGGCGAGGCTGCCGATGACCTCGCCGCCGGGTTGCGCACCGTGCTCGACGACGTGCGCGCCGTCCAGGAGGACGCCGACCGGCTGCACGAGCGGGTCCTGCAGCTCGCCGAACGCCTCGAGCGGGCAGTGCCCGCCGGCGCTCCGGTCACCGGCGGCGACCCCTCCGACGACCCCGCCGAGGCCGCGGCGCTGCTGCGCTGGCTGGCCGACGGCAACTTCGTGATGCTCGGCGCCCGCGAGGTGGAGCTGGCGGGGGAGGGGCGCCCCGCCGTCCGCCCCGTCCCCGGCAGCGGCCTGGGCGTCCTGCGCAGCGACGTCCACATGAGCGGGCCGGCCGGGGGCACCCCGGAGGCCGGCCAGACCCCGGCCACCCACCTGCTCGACGTCACCAAGGCCGACATCCGCTCCACCGTGCACCGGCGGGCGTGGCTGGACCTGGTCACCGTCACCCTGCCGGGCGGGGACGGCGGCACCCGGCGGCAGTACCGGCTGGTCGGGCTCTTCCCCTCGGTGGCCTACACCAGCAGCGTCCTCGACATCCCGATCGTGCGGCGGCGGGCCGCCGAGGTGCTCGCCGGATCCGGCGTCCCGGCCGACAGCCACACCGGCAAGGCGTTGCTCGACGTCCTGGAGACCTACCCCCGCGACGAGCTGATGCAGGTGGGGGCCGACGAGCTGCTGCCGGTGGCGATGGCGGTCCTGCACCTGCAGGAGCGGCGGCAGACCCGGCTGTTCCTCCGGCGGGATCCCACCGGGCGGTTCTGGTCCGCACTGGTCTACCTGCCGCGCGACCGCTACACCACCGCCGTCCGGCTGGCGATGCAGCGGCTGCTGCTCGAGCGGCTCGGCGGCTCCGGCATCGAGTTCACCGCCCGCTCCACCGAGTCGGTGCTCGCCCGGCTGCACTTCGTCGTCCGGCTGCCGGTGGGGCGGCACGGCTCCACGCCGCCGGTCGACGTCGACGTCGAGGCGCTGCAGGCCGAGCTGGCCGCGGCCGCGCGCAGCTGGACCGACGACCTCGCCGCCGCCCTCTCGGCGCGCTTCGGCGCGGACGCCGAGAAGGTCTTCGCCCGGGTCGCCGACGCGTTCCCGGCGGCCTACCAGGAGGACTTCCCGGCCGACCGCGCCGTGGCGGACCTGGTCCGCCTGGAGGGGCTGGCGCCGGGCGACCTCGCGCTGCGGCTGTGGACCCCGGCCGGCGCCGCTCCGGGGGAGCGCCGGCTGTCGGTGTACCGGGTGGGGGAGCGGCTGCTGCTGTCCCAGATCCTGCCGATGCTGCAGAACATGGGCGTCGACGTCGTCGACGAGCGGCCCTACGAGATCGACCGGATCGGCGCGCCGCCCACCTGGATCTACGACTTCGGCGTCGCCGTCCCGCCGGTGGACCTGCCGCTGCTGCGCTCGCTGCCCGAGCGGTTCACCGACGCGGTGGGCGCCGTCTGGCGCGGGCAGGCCGAGGACGACGGGCTGGGCGCCTTGGTCGTGCTCGCGGGTTTGGACTGGCGGCAGGTCACGGTGGTGCGGGCCTACGTGCAGTGGCTGCGCCAGGCCGGGCTGCCGTTCAGCCAGGCCTACGTCGAGCGGACGCTCGCCGCCCACCCCGGCGTCGTCGCCCGGTTGGTCGCGCTGTTCGAGACCCGTTTCTCGCCCGGGCGCGGGAACGGTCGGGGGGCCCGGCAGGCCGAGCTGGTCGAGGCGCTGCGCCGGTCGATCGGCGAGGTCGCCTCCCTCGACGCCGACCGCGTGCTCAGCTCGCTGCTGGCCGCCGTCGTCGCCACCCAGCGGACCACCTACTACGCCACGTCGTCCCCCACCCACCCGGTGCTGGCCCTCAAGCTCGACCCGGCCGAGGTCCCCGACCTGCCGGAGCCGCGACCGGCCCACGAGGTGTGGGTCAGCTCGCCGCGGGTGATGGGCGTGCACCTGCGGTTCGGCAAGGTCGCCCGCGGCGGCCTGCGCTGGTCCGACCGCCACGAGGACCTGCGCACCGAGGTCCTGGGCCTGGTCAAGGCGCAGATGGTCAAGAACACCGTCATCGTGCCGACCGGCGCCAAGGGCGGCTTCGTGGTGAAGAACCCCCCGCCGGACGGCGCCTCCCGCGAGGAGGTCGTGGCCGAGGCCCAGGCCTGCTACCGGCTCTTCGTCGGCGCCCTGCTCGCGCTCACCGACAACCTCGTGGACGGGCGGGTCGTGCCGCCGGAGAAGGTGGTCCGGCACGACGGCGACGACAGCTACCTGGTCGTGGCCGCCGACAAGGGGACGGCGACCTTCTCCGACCTCGCCAACTCCGTGGCGCTCGAGCGCGGCTACTGGCTGGGCGACGCCTTCGCCTCCGGCGGCTCGGTCGGCTACGACCACAAGGCCATGGGCATCACCGCCCGCGGCGCCTGGGAGTCGGTGACCCGCCACTTCCGGGAGCTGGGCCTCGACGTGCAGCGGGAGGACTTCACCGTCGTCGGCATCGGCGACATGTCCGGCGACGTCTTCGGCAACGGCATGCTCCTGTCGGAGCACATCCGGCTGGTGGCCGCGTTCGACCACCGGCACGTGTTCGTCGACCCGGCCCCGGACGCGGGGGCGTCCTTCGCCGAGCGCCGGCGGCTGTTCGACCTGCCCCGCTCCTCGTGGGCCGACTACGACACCTCGCTGATCAGCGCGGGCGGCGGTGTCTGGCCGCGGACGGCGAAGTCGATCCCGGTCAGCGAGCAGATGCGCACCGCCCTCGGCCTGCCGCGCGACGTCGCGGCGCTCTCCCCGGTCGAGCTGATCCGCGCGGTGCTGCTCGCCCCGGTCGATCTGCTGTTCAACGGTGGCATCGGCACGTACGTGAAGGCCGCGGGGGAGAGCCACCTCGAGGTGGGCGACAAGGCCAACGACGCGGTCCGCGTCGACGGCGGCCAACTGCGGGTCCGGGTCGTGGGGGAGGGCGGCAACCTCGGCCTCACCCAGCGGGGCCGGGTGGAGTACGCGCTCGCCGGCGGACGGGTGAACACCGACGCCATCGACAACTCCGCCGGCGTGGACACCTCCGACCACGAGGTGAACATCAAGATCGCGCTCAACCGCGTGGTCGACGAGGGGCGGATCGACGCCGAGAGCCGGGCGGCGCTGCTCGCCGAGATGTCCGACGACGTCGCGGCCGCGGTCCTCACCGACAACCACGCGCAGAACGCGACCCTCGCGGGGGAGACCGCTGCGGCTCGCAGCCTGATGGACTCCCACGAGCGGTTCATCCGCTCGCTGGAGCGCTCCGGGCAGCTCAACCGCGCGGTCGAGGCGCTGCCCGACGACCGCGCGCTCCGGGAGCGGCGGCGGGACGGCCAGGCGCTCACCGGTCCCGAGCTGTCGGTGCTGCTGGCCTACGCGAAGCTGCAGGCCGGGGACGCGGTGCTGGCGTCGTCGCTGCCCGACGACCCGGCGCTGGAGCAGCTGCTGGTCGACTACTTCCCGGCCCCGCTGCGCACCCGGTTCCCCGCCGCGGTCACCAGCCACCCGCTGCGCCGCGAGATCATCGGCACCGCGCTCACCAACCGCGCGGTCAACACCGCGGGGGTCACCGGGCTGTACCGGCTGGTGGAGGAGACCGGGGTGCCGCTGGCGACGGTCGTGCGGGCGCACGCGGTCGCCCGAGCGGTGTTCGGCATCGATCGGATGTGGGACGCGCTCCGGCCCCTGGACAACCAGGTTCCGGCCGCCACCCAGGTGGAGGCCCGCACCGAGGCGACCCGCCTGGCGGAGCGGGCCACCCGCTGGCTGCTGCGCCAGCCGGACCTGACCGCCGAGCACCCGCTTCCGCTGGCGGAGGTGACGGACCGGTTCGCCGCGTCGGTGGCCGAGGTGCAGACCGGTCTGCCCGGCTGGCTGCTGGGTGCCGAGGCGGAGTCCTACGCCTCCCGCGCCGGGCGCCTGCAGGAGTCGGGCCTCCCCGCCGAGCTGGCCGCCCGTGTCGCGGCCGCGCCGCTGCTGCCGGCCGCGCTCGACCTCGCCGTGGTCGCCGAGCGCACCGGGGCACCCGTGGCGCTCGCCGGCCGGGTGATGCAGCGCCTCGCCGAGCGGCTGGGGCTGATGACCCTGCGCGAGCTGGTGATCGCCCTGCCGCGCGACCGCCGCTGGCCGTCGATGGCCCGCGCCTCGCTGCGCGACGACCTCGCCATGGAGCAGGCCGCACTCACCGCGGACGTGCTCAGCCGGCGCACCTCCGACGCCGAGCAGGCCGACGAGCTGGTGGGCCGGTGGGAGGAGGGCTGGGACATCGGCCAGCGCCGCGCCGCCGCACAGCTCGCGGACATCACCGCCGGCGACCGCCAGGAGCTGGCCGAGCTGCTGGTCGCCGTCCGGACTCTGCGCGGGCTGCGCCGCCGTCGCCAGGCCGGCCGCCTCCCGCACCCCGGCGAGGAGAAGTAG
- a CDS encoding response regulator, whose protein sequence is MRALVIDDSRAMRRIVTGILTDLGYQVRHAGHGGEGLEVLNEGWVPDLATIDWNMPVMDGLQFVSAVRANPTWRRMTMMMVTSESEHTQIVRALAAGAHEYMIKPFTADAFRDKLALLGLLPLEEAPVGHRSPLRSSAQEVAW, encoded by the coding sequence ATGCGTGCCTTGGTGATCGACGACTCCCGCGCCATGCGGCGCATCGTCACCGGGATCCTCACCGACCTCGGGTACCAGGTCCGTCATGCCGGCCACGGCGGCGAGGGCCTCGAGGTGCTCAACGAGGGCTGGGTGCCCGACCTCGCCACCATCGACTGGAACATGCCGGTGATGGACGGCCTGCAGTTCGTCTCCGCCGTCCGCGCCAACCCGACGTGGCGCCGGATGACCATGATGATGGTCACGTCGGAGAGCGAGCACACCCAGATCGTCCGTGCCCTGGCCGCCGGCGCCCACGAGTACATGATCAAGCCGTTCACCGCCGACGCCTTCCGCGACAAGCTCGCCCTGCTCGGCCTGCTCCCCCTGGAAGAAGCGCCCGTCGGGCATCGGTCTCCCCTGCGGAGCAGTGCGCAGGAGGTCGCGTGGTGA
- a CDS encoding response regulator — protein MKILIADDSRVMRQIVIRTLRQAGYDDHDVVEAEDGADALAKVGSEQPDLVLSDWNMPNMTGLECLQALRASGSAVPFGFVTSEGSAEMREKAANAGALFLIAKPFTEHTFRENLDGVIA, from the coding sequence GTGAAGATCCTGATTGCCGACGACAGCCGCGTCATGCGGCAGATCGTCATCCGCACCCTCCGCCAGGCGGGGTACGACGACCACGACGTCGTCGAGGCCGAGGACGGCGCGGACGCGCTGGCCAAGGTGGGCTCGGAGCAGCCCGACCTGGTCCTCTCCGACTGGAACATGCCCAACATGACCGGCTTGGAGTGCCTGCAGGCGCTGCGGGCCTCGGGCTCGGCCGTGCCCTTCGGGTTCGTGACCTCCGAGGGCTCGGCGGAGATGCGGGAGAAGGCGGCGAACGCCGGCGCACTCTTCCTCATCGCCAAGCCGTTCACCGAGCACACCTTCCGGGAGAACCTGGACGGGGTGATCGCATGA
- a CDS encoding protein-glutamate O-methyltransferase CheR produces MSLTATSFDWVRELVRKESAIVLQPGKEYLVEARLLPIARQMGMADVTKLVETVRVRPDADNTRRIVEALTTNETSWFRDGDPFTALTSTVLPSLLSARGANERLQIWSAACSSGQEPYTIAMLLDDALPSAASRVSVTATDLSREMVQRTRAGRFSQLEVNRGLPAPMLVRHFTRTGTEWEVSANLRRMVHATECNLAAPLPRMGPFDVVYLRNVLIYFDLPTKQSILRRVRDLMRPDGWLFLGAAETTLGVDDSWERVVIGRSSAYRPRKGQ; encoded by the coding sequence ATGAGCCTGACCGCGACCAGTTTCGACTGGGTCCGTGAGCTCGTCCGGAAGGAGAGCGCCATCGTTCTCCAGCCGGGGAAGGAGTACCTGGTGGAGGCCCGCCTGCTGCCCATCGCCAGGCAGATGGGCATGGCGGACGTCACCAAGCTGGTGGAGACCGTCCGGGTGCGCCCGGACGCCGACAACACCCGCCGGATCGTCGAGGCGCTCACCACCAACGAGACGTCGTGGTTCCGGGACGGTGACCCGTTCACCGCACTGACCTCGACCGTCCTGCCCTCCCTGCTGTCGGCGCGGGGGGCCAACGAGCGGCTGCAGATCTGGTCGGCCGCCTGCTCGAGCGGGCAGGAGCCGTACACGATCGCGATGCTCCTGGACGACGCGCTGCCCAGCGCTGCCTCGCGGGTGTCCGTCACCGCGACCGACCTGTCCCGCGAGATGGTGCAGCGGACCCGCGCCGGCCGGTTCAGCCAGCTCGAGGTCAACCGCGGGCTGCCCGCGCCGATGCTCGTCCGGCACTTCACCCGGACCGGCACCGAGTGGGAGGTGTCGGCCAACCTCCGCCGGATGGTCCACGCCACCGAGTGCAACCTGGCCGCACCGCTGCCACGGATGGGCCCGTTCGACGTGGTCTACCTGCGCAACGTGCTCATCTACTTCGACCTGCCCACCAAGCAGTCGATCCTCCGCCGTGTGCGGGACCTGATGCGACCTGATGGGTGGCTCTTCCTCGGCGCCGCCGAGACCACCCTCGGGGTCGACGACTCATGGGAGCGGGTCGTCATCGGCCGCAGCTCCGCCTACCGCCCACGGAAGGGGCAGTAA
- a CDS encoding phage holin family protein, with amino-acid sequence MIKFLLKVVIFAAAFYGLTYFDVLPGLEVLPNPDGPLGEYGSYLWIGLIFGVVNAIVGPILRLLSLPFVVLTLGLFLLIVNAALLGLTAAITDRLTLDGFGTAVIGGLILAVVGWVADQLLDR; translated from the coding sequence GTGATCAAGTTCCTGCTCAAGGTCGTCATCTTCGCGGCGGCCTTCTACGGGCTGACCTACTTCGACGTACTCCCCGGGCTGGAGGTCCTGCCGAACCCCGACGGTCCGCTGGGCGAGTACGGCAGCTACCTGTGGATCGGGCTGATCTTCGGGGTCGTCAACGCGATCGTCGGCCCGATCCTGCGGCTGCTCTCGCTGCCGTTCGTCGTGCTGACGCTGGGCCTGTTCCTGCTGATCGTCAATGCGGCCCTGCTCGGCCTCACCGCGGCCATCACCGACCGCCTGACCCTCGACGGGTTCGGGACCGCCGTGATCGGCGGCCTGATCCTGGCCGTCGTCGGCTGGGTGGCCGACCAACTGCTCGACCGCTGA
- a CDS encoding chemotaxis response regulator protein-glutamate methylesterase: MNPIRVMVVDDSVVVRKIVTDVLSADPGIEVVGTAVNGKVALGKLEQLKPDLITMDVEMPEMNGIEAVQAIRGGAARGGSARGHSRVPIIMFSTLTERGATATLDALSAGANDYVTKPANVGSVAQSMESVREQLIPRIKALTGRPVTTVARPAAPVAPPPRTAAPRTGPGKKPAVLVIGSSTGGPEALARVLPALPADLPVPVLLAQHMPPVFTRQFAQRLDRLSPLRVVEAVDGTPLAPGTVHLAPGDHHLVVRANGRAGFSTSLNQGPPENYCRPAVDPLFRSAVAAYDGAVLGVVLTGMGADGRNGCGEIRNAGGTVVVQDQATSVVWGMPGAVAQAGYAGEVLPLDRIAEAIQRHLAGAALLDTGTAMAVGGPR, translated from the coding sequence GTGAACCCGATCAGGGTGATGGTGGTCGACGACTCGGTCGTCGTCCGCAAGATCGTCACCGACGTGCTCTCCGCGGATCCGGGGATCGAGGTCGTGGGCACCGCCGTCAACGGCAAGGTCGCTCTCGGCAAGCTCGAGCAGCTCAAGCCCGACCTGATCACCATGGACGTCGAGATGCCGGAGATGAACGGCATCGAGGCGGTGCAGGCCATCCGCGGCGGCGCCGCGCGCGGTGGGTCGGCACGAGGACACAGCCGCGTGCCGATCATCATGTTCAGCACGCTCACCGAGCGGGGCGCCACCGCCACCCTCGACGCCCTGTCCGCCGGGGCCAACGACTACGTCACGAAGCCGGCCAACGTGGGCAGCGTCGCCCAGTCGATGGAGAGCGTCCGCGAGCAGCTCATCCCCAGGATCAAGGCGCTGACCGGCCGTCCCGTGACCACGGTGGCGCGTCCGGCCGCCCCCGTGGCCCCGCCGCCCCGGACGGCCGCGCCGCGGACCGGACCGGGCAAGAAGCCGGCCGTTCTGGTCATCGGCTCGTCCACCGGCGGACCGGAGGCGCTGGCCCGCGTGCTGCCCGCGCTGCCGGCCGACCTGCCGGTCCCGGTCCTCCTCGCCCAGCACATGCCGCCGGTCTTCACCCGTCAGTTCGCCCAGCGCCTGGACCGGCTGTCCCCGCTGCGGGTGGTCGAGGCGGTCGACGGCACCCCGCTGGCCCCCGGCACGGTCCACCTGGCTCCCGGCGACCACCACCTCGTCGTCCGCGCGAACGGCCGCGCCGGGTTCAGCACCTCGCTGAACCAGGGGCCGCCGGAGAACTACTGCCGCCCCGCGGTCGACCCGCTCTTCCGCTCGGCCGTCGCCGCGTACGACGGCGCCGTGCTCGGTGTCGTGCTCACCGGCATGGGTGCCGACGGGCGCAACGGCTGCGGGGAGATCCGCAACGCCGGCGGCACGGTCGTCGTCCAGGACCAGGCGACGTCGGTGGTCTGGGGCATGCCGGGGGCCGTCGCCCAGGCCGGCTACGCCGGCGAGGTCCTGCCCCTGGACCGGATCGCCGAGGCGATCCAGCGGCACCTGGCCGGTGCCGCACTGCTCGACACCGGAACCGCTATGGCCGTGGGAGGTCCTCGATGA
- a CDS encoding ATP-binding protein, whose protein sequence is MGRLRWPLRPLPDGRGEVWRWRLRSLAELPAARAGLRHRLGDVGLPHDEEDPASEQLVLAFDELASNALRHGASPVVATVVAGSGGWLLDVSDRAPGAMPAPAVDRDPAKGGMGLQLVARLSVAHGWYVDEDRKHVWACLPTSTAEREYALA, encoded by the coding sequence ATGGGGCGACTCAGGTGGCCACTGCGCCCGCTGCCCGACGGACGGGGCGAGGTGTGGCGCTGGCGGCTGCGATCCCTCGCCGAGCTGCCCGCGGCCCGCGCCGGTCTGCGCCACCGGCTGGGCGACGTCGGCCTCCCGCACGACGAGGAGGACCCGGCCAGCGAGCAGCTCGTGCTGGCCTTCGACGAGCTGGCGTCCAACGCGCTGCGCCACGGCGCGTCGCCGGTGGTGGCCACCGTGGTCGCCGGCAGCGGCGGCTGGCTGCTCGACGTGAGCGACCGGGCGCCCGGGGCGATGCCGGCGCCGGCGGTCGACCGCGACCCCGCGAAGGGCGGCATGGGGCTGCAGCTGGTCGCCCGCCTGTCGGTCGCGCACGGCTGGTACGTCGACGAGGACCGCAAGCACGTCTGGGCCTGCCTGCCGACCAGCACCGCGGAGCGCGAGTACGCCCTCGCCTGA